A genomic window from Thermococcus nautili includes:
- the glmA gene encoding exo-beta-D-glucosaminidase, with amino-acid sequence MKVGHDGKTYLLDGERFQVYGGTLQFFRVPRESWKERLERMKRHGLNTVDTYVAWNWHEPEKGKFDFTGETHPQRDLIGFLELADKVGLKVIIRPGPYICGEWRNGGIPEWLIDEHPEILAKGPNGPLPRDIYYPPITYLHPTYLKAVSEWYDEVLPIIRDYLYTNGGPIISVSIDDEPSYWETIFQPFLTDYNEVITRPGGLWEEWLRSNYSLDELSERYGTPISDYSEVYAPASENEPLPKILDWHHFKIWMTNRYVEILYGHLKRYIDVPISILDPYLLLAAWRHFYRYVKKRNLDIHLWTEFWYSFYRSFDLKEDRLGHIYYKTGVYRFYQRRLGTPPLSIETQVSLAHTIEPDEAEHLYSLIASLGIHNINYYLYVGGENPKGYESHNGVTWDVYSPIGLDGSERPHVEPIKWLGEFLLNNPDFGNAELRPRVAFGTYEPYEAVSTFGLRKGMTESVNLNEYLFGERGLLTLLAMSNVPFDVLDLEETSVEEMLSYGQLWVYSLDFMSREVQDKLVEFVARGGNLVILPMLPYLDENMKPYSALAEFLGVEVERAEARDNVRLIQFTSVESEGIDRMLVRNTVREVKGGEPFVFHYGRPVGTLVRKGKGSAIVLGFRLQYYNSYHDLHRKFVDKLLEMQNVKRDFEVTDRDMIAIPRGNYLVLLNPRGHRVFGKVRYRGIEVPQLLDGIEMEKRGALFLPFGVRVGDVEVVYATATLLSGDGKTLRFRNHLSGSSEVALRGVEEVKAIEGRIVDESFENGILRVVVEHDNEFELGL; translated from the coding sequence ATGAAAGTTGGCCACGATGGTAAGACTTACCTACTGGATGGGGAGCGCTTCCAGGTCTACGGGGGAACGCTCCAGTTCTTCAGAGTCCCAAGGGAGAGCTGGAAGGAAAGGCTGGAGAGGATGAAGAGGCACGGCCTCAACACGGTAGACACCTACGTCGCCTGGAACTGGCACGAACCCGAGAAAGGGAAGTTCGACTTCACCGGCGAGACGCACCCCCAGAGGGACTTAATAGGCTTCCTTGAGCTGGCAGATAAAGTCGGCCTGAAGGTCATCATAAGGCCCGGTCCCTACATCTGCGGCGAGTGGAGGAACGGCGGAATACCTGAGTGGCTCATCGATGAGCATCCAGAAATCCTTGCGAAAGGCCCCAACGGACCCCTGCCGAGGGACATCTACTACCCCCCGATTACCTACCTCCACCCTACATACCTCAAGGCCGTCTCTGAGTGGTACGATGAAGTTCTCCCGATAATCAGGGACTACCTCTACACCAACGGCGGGCCGATAATAAGCGTCTCCATAGACGACGAGCCGTCCTACTGGGAGACTATCTTCCAGCCCTTCCTCACCGACTACAACGAGGTCATCACCCGTCCGGGCGGCCTGTGGGAGGAGTGGCTTCGCTCCAACTACTCCCTCGACGAGCTGAGCGAGCGCTACGGAACGCCAATAAGTGATTACTCCGAGGTCTACGCGCCGGCGAGCGAGAACGAACCCCTGCCAAAGATACTTGACTGGCACCACTTCAAGATATGGATGACCAACCGCTACGTGGAAATCCTCTACGGGCATCTAAAGCGCTACATCGACGTCCCGATAAGCATCCTCGACCCCTACCTGCTCCTCGCGGCCTGGAGACACTTCTACCGCTACGTTAAGAAGAGAAACCTCGACATCCACCTCTGGACAGAGTTCTGGTACTCCTTCTACCGCTCCTTCGACCTGAAGGAAGACAGGCTCGGCCACATCTACTACAAAACCGGGGTCTACCGCTTCTACCAGAGGAGGCTCGGAACGCCGCCCCTCAGCATAGAGACGCAGGTTTCCCTCGCCCACACCATCGAGCCCGATGAAGCGGAGCACCTCTACTCGCTGATAGCCTCGCTCGGAATCCACAACATCAACTACTACCTCTACGTCGGCGGTGAAAATCCAAAAGGCTACGAGTCCCACAACGGCGTGACCTGGGACGTCTACTCGCCGATAGGCCTCGACGGGAGCGAGAGGCCCCACGTTGAGCCGATAAAGTGGCTCGGCGAGTTCCTGCTCAACAACCCGGACTTCGGCAATGCCGAGCTGAGGCCGAGGGTGGCTTTCGGAACCTACGAGCCCTATGAGGCGGTCTCGACCTTTGGCCTGAGGAAGGGCATGACCGAGAGCGTGAACCTCAACGAATACCTCTTCGGTGAGAGGGGCCTCTTAACGCTCCTCGCCATGAGCAACGTCCCCTTCGACGTTCTTGACCTTGAGGAGACGAGCGTTGAGGAGATGCTCTCCTACGGCCAGCTCTGGGTGTACAGCCTCGATTTCATGTCCCGAGAGGTCCAGGACAAGTTAGTTGAGTTCGTTGCGAGGGGCGGGAACCTCGTAATCCTGCCGATGCTTCCATATCTCGACGAGAACATGAAGCCATACTCCGCCCTCGCCGAGTTCCTCGGCGTCGAGGTTGAGAGGGCCGAGGCGAGGGACAACGTGAGGCTGATTCAGTTCACGAGCGTCGAGAGCGAGGGAATAGACAGAATGCTCGTCAGAAACACCGTCAGAGAGGTCAAAGGCGGCGAGCCGTTCGTCTTCCACTACGGCAGGCCGGTCGGAACGCTCGTTAGGAAGGGGAAGGGAAGCGCAATCGTGCTCGGCTTCAGGCTCCAGTACTACAACAGCTACCACGACCTCCACAGGAAGTTCGTTGACAAACTGCTTGAGATGCAGAACGTGAAGAGGGACTTCGAGGTCACGGACAGGGACATGATAGCGATTCCGCGCGGCAACTACCTCGTCCTGCTCAACCCCAGAGGCCACAGGGTCTTCGGAAAAGTGCGGTACAGGGGAATCGAGGTTCCCCAGCTCCTCGACGGCATCGAGATGGAGAAGCGCGGTGCTCTCTTCCTGCCCTTCGGCGTTAGAGTCGGAGACGTTGAGGTGGTCTACGCAACGGCCACACTCCTCAGTGGGGACGGAAAAACGCTCCGCTTCAGGAACCACCTGAGCGGTTCCAGCGAGGTCGCTTTGCGGGGCGTTGAGGAAGTCAAGGCGATTGAGGGTAGAATCGTGGACGAGAGCTTTGAGAACGGAATCCTGAGGGTCGTCGTAGAGCA